In a genomic window of Shouchella clausii:
- the ribF gene encoding riboflavin biosynthesis protein RibF yields the protein MVVVELDLDSISHIEAPAPTAMALGYFDGVHKGHKAVIETAKAEAEKRGIQSAVMTFYPHPKEVLGKPDQPIDYLTPLQAKVVRLKALGVDVVYVVNFTKAFSKLTPQAFIERFVIGLNVKHVVAGFDFTYGVKGEGKMDDIDRYANGRFTHTTVEQVSDEQEKISSTRIRKQLSEGNVSEAARLLGYPYVFSGTVVHGDARGRLIGYPTANIVAKERFIVPKTGVYVVTLTHAGNTYQGMANIGYKPTFVDDLAKPIVEVNIFDFNKEIYGETVEVAFYERIRSEQKFSGIDEIKAQLGRDRATALQFFKQHTANG from the coding sequence GTGGTGGTAGTGGAGCTAGATCTAGATTCGATTAGCCACATAGAGGCCCCAGCGCCAACAGCTATGGCTCTTGGCTATTTTGACGGCGTTCATAAAGGGCACAAGGCGGTCATCGAAACCGCTAAAGCAGAAGCGGAAAAACGGGGCATTCAGTCTGCGGTGATGACGTTTTACCCCCATCCGAAAGAAGTGCTTGGTAAACCGGATCAGCCAATTGATTATTTGACGCCTCTGCAAGCAAAAGTGGTGCGCTTAAAGGCGTTAGGGGTCGACGTTGTCTACGTTGTCAATTTTACAAAGGCGTTTTCGAAACTGACGCCACAAGCGTTTATCGAGCGGTTCGTAATTGGTTTAAACGTCAAGCATGTGGTGGCAGGCTTTGACTTTACATACGGCGTTAAAGGGGAAGGCAAGATGGACGATATTGACCGTTATGCTAACGGGCGCTTTACGCATACAACGGTCGAACAAGTGAGCGATGAGCAAGAAAAGATTTCGTCAACGCGTATTCGCAAACAGCTGTCAGAAGGAAATGTCAGCGAAGCGGCCAGGCTCCTCGGCTACCCGTATGTTTTCTCTGGAACAGTTGTCCATGGAGACGCACGGGGACGGCTAATTGGCTATCCGACTGCAAACATCGTTGCAAAAGAGCGGTTTATTGTGCCGAAAACAGGCGTCTATGTTGTCACATTGACACATGCGGGCAACACATACCAAGGAATGGCGAACATTGGCTATAAACCAACATTTGTCGATGATTTAGCAAAGCCAATTGTGGAAGTGAACATTTTCGACTTCAATAAGGAGATATACGGGGAGACGGTGGAAGTCGCGTTTTACGAGCGGATTCGTTCGGAACAAAAATTTAGCGGCATTGACGAAATCAAAGCACAGCTTGGCCGTGACCGTGCAACGGCGTTGCAGTTTTTCAAGCAACATACGGCAAATGGCTAA
- the rpsO gene encoding 30S ribosomal protein S15, giving the protein MALTQERKNELIAEFKTHETDTGSPEVQVAILTEQINTLNDHLRTHKKDHHSRRGLLKMVGQRRNLLTYLRNKDVTRYRNLVDKLGLRR; this is encoded by the coding sequence ATGGCATTGACACAAGAGCGTAAAAATGAATTGATTGCAGAATTTAAAACGCATGAGACAGACACTGGTTCTCCAGAAGTCCAAGTCGCTATTCTTACGGAGCAAATTAACACTTTGAACGATCACTTGCGCACGCATAAAAAAGATCACCACTCTCGTCGTGGCCTTTTGAAAATGGTCGGTCAACGTCGCAACTTGCTAACTTATTTACGTAATAAAGACGTAACGCGTTACCGTAACCTTGTTGACAAGCTTGGCTTGCGTCGATAG
- a CDS encoding polyribonucleotide nucleotidyltransferase: MDQERHEFSIDWAGRTLSVEVGQLAKQANGAVLVRYGDTAVLSTATASKEPKDLPFFPLTVNYEERLYAAGKIPGGFIKREGRPSERAILTSRLIDRPIRPLFPDGFRNDVQVISIVMSSDQDASPEMAAMIGSSLALCVSDIPFEGPIAGVTVGRINGEFIMNPTPAQLAESDIDLTVAGTKEAINMVEAGAKEVPEDVMLEAILAGHENIKKMIAFQEKVVEVCGKEKREVQLKTFDAELEARLRESAEASIKEAVRIAEKHARQDAIDEIIAAQVEQYSDDDSVDVDEVKEILQMFVKEEVRRLITVEKIRPDGRGVDEIRPLSSQIKLLPRTHGSGLFTRGQTQALSVCTLGALGDVQVLDGLGIEETKRFMHHYNFPQFSVGETGPIRAPGRREIGHGALGERALEQVIPSEQEFPYTIRLVSEVLESNGSTSQASICASTLAMMDAGVPIKAPVAGIAMGLVKQGEHMTVLTDIQGMEDALGDMDFKVAGTANGVTALQMDIKISGINREVLEQALEQAKQGRMKILSNMMEAIDKPRAELSEYAPKILTLTINPDKIRDVIGPSGKVINKIIEETGVKIDIEQDGTVYISSLDTAMNQKAKQIIEDLVREVQVGETYHGKVKRIEKFGAFVELFKGKDGLLHISQIAEERINKVEDVFKLGDEVDVRVTEIDNQGRVNLSRKVLLKEQREKQEKEAKDTANE; the protein is encoded by the coding sequence ATGGATCAAGAACGTCATGAGTTTTCAATTGACTGGGCTGGACGGACATTAAGCGTCGAAGTCGGTCAATTAGCCAAACAAGCCAACGGAGCGGTTCTCGTCCGTTATGGCGATACAGCTGTTCTTTCAACAGCTACTGCTTCAAAAGAACCAAAAGACCTTCCTTTCTTTCCGTTAACGGTCAATTATGAAGAACGTTTATATGCAGCAGGAAAAATTCCAGGCGGGTTTATTAAACGGGAAGGACGTCCAAGCGAACGGGCGATTTTAACAAGCCGTTTGATTGACCGTCCAATTCGACCGCTGTTTCCAGATGGGTTTCGTAACGATGTCCAAGTAATCAGCATTGTGATGAGCTCTGACCAAGACGCCTCTCCTGAAATGGCGGCAATGATCGGTTCATCACTGGCTCTTTGTGTTTCTGACATTCCGTTTGAAGGACCGATTGCTGGTGTGACTGTTGGAAGAATTAATGGCGAATTCATTATGAACCCAACGCCCGCTCAACTTGCAGAGAGCGATATTGACCTAACTGTAGCTGGAACAAAAGAAGCGATCAATATGGTGGAAGCTGGTGCAAAAGAAGTCCCGGAAGACGTTATGTTAGAAGCGATTTTAGCTGGGCATGAGAACATTAAAAAAATGATTGCTTTCCAAGAAAAAGTGGTTGAAGTTTGCGGCAAAGAAAAACGTGAAGTGCAGCTGAAAACATTTGACGCTGAATTGGAAGCGCGATTACGTGAAAGTGCCGAAGCTAGCATCAAAGAAGCAGTTCGGATTGCGGAAAAACACGCACGCCAAGATGCGATCGATGAGATCATTGCTGCACAAGTCGAACAATATTCAGACGATGACAGCGTCGATGTGGACGAAGTAAAAGAGATTTTGCAAATGTTCGTTAAGGAAGAAGTCCGTCGCTTAATTACTGTTGAAAAAATCCGTCCTGATGGACGAGGTGTTGATGAAATCCGCCCGTTATCGTCGCAAATCAAGCTGCTGCCTCGTACACATGGCTCCGGTCTATTTACAAGAGGACAAACACAAGCACTTAGTGTCTGTACGCTTGGTGCCCTTGGCGATGTACAAGTGCTAGATGGCTTGGGCATCGAAGAGACGAAGCGGTTTATGCACCACTACAATTTTCCGCAGTTTAGCGTCGGGGAAACCGGTCCGATTCGCGCGCCAGGACGCCGGGAAATCGGTCATGGAGCCCTTGGCGAACGTGCGCTTGAGCAAGTCATTCCAAGTGAGCAAGAGTTTCCTTATACGATCCGGCTCGTATCTGAAGTGTTGGAGTCGAACGGATCAACTTCACAAGCAAGCATTTGTGCAAGCACGTTAGCGATGATGGACGCAGGTGTGCCAATTAAAGCCCCAGTGGCAGGCATTGCGATGGGGCTTGTCAAACAAGGGGAGCACATGACGGTGCTTACTGATATCCAAGGCATGGAAGACGCTCTTGGCGATATGGACTTTAAAGTCGCTGGCACAGCGAATGGCGTTACAGCTTTGCAAATGGATATAAAAATTTCCGGCATTAACCGCGAAGTGCTCGAACAAGCCCTTGAACAAGCAAAACAAGGACGAATGAAAATTTTAAGCAACATGATGGAGGCCATTGACAAACCTCGTGCCGAGTTGTCGGAGTATGCGCCAAAAATCTTGACGCTAACGATCAATCCGGACAAAATCCGCGATGTCATTGGACCAAGCGGCAAGGTCATCAATAAAATCATTGAGGAAACAGGCGTGAAAATAGACATTGAGCAAGACGGCACTGTCTATATTTCTTCCCTAGATACCGCGATGAACCAAAAAGCGAAACAAATCATTGAAGATCTTGTTCGAGAAGTCCAAGTCGGTGAAACGTACCATGGGAAAGTTAAACGCATTGAAAAGTTTGGTGCCTTTGTCGAACTGTTTAAAGGCAAAGATGGCTTGCTCCATATCTCACAAATTGCTGAAGAACGGATCAACAAAGTCGAAGACGTTTTCAAGCTCGGTGATGAAGTAGACGTCCGCGTCACTGAAATTGACAATCAAGGACGAGTCAATTTGTCTCGCAAAGTCCTGTTAAAAGAACAACGGGAAAAGCAAGAAAAAGAAGCAAAAGATACAGCCAACGAATAA
- a CDS encoding polysaccharide deacetylase family protein, with protein sequence MKQKWLHFCLCGVMVVLAIGAIQNPFSLQYIDTLKTNATEDVDTEENELLKQIKAHAEKVAIPATNARIDKVWKALPGYNGLEVDIEQSYNKMKESGSFNQSKLVFKETKPDVHLEDLPPAPTYKGHEEKPMVSFLINVAWGNEYLPDMLKVLQQYDVKATFFLDGSWVKKNPQLAVMIKEEGHEIGSHAYSHPHMNALSKAEIDEELTKTTEVIEATLDVTPKWFAPPSGEFNQLVVERAAAYDMRTILWTVDTIDWKKPEPSVMVERVVNQMQAGSMLLMHPTESSSKGLEAIIQGMQEKQLQIGTVSDLMDETRIAAKMAAESNGGTKRD encoded by the coding sequence ATGAAACAAAAATGGCTTCACTTCTGTTTGTGTGGTGTCATGGTCGTGCTGGCAATAGGCGCGATTCAAAACCCATTTTCGCTTCAGTATATCGACACCTTGAAAACAAACGCAACGGAAGATGTAGATACAGAAGAGAATGAGTTGTTAAAACAAATTAAAGCGCATGCAGAAAAAGTGGCGATTCCAGCAACAAACGCACGCATTGACAAAGTCTGGAAAGCGTTGCCAGGTTACAACGGGCTTGAGGTCGACATTGAACAATCTTATAATAAAATGAAGGAGTCTGGAAGTTTCAACCAGTCAAAACTCGTCTTTAAAGAAACAAAACCGGATGTCCATCTTGAGGATCTGCCACCAGCCCCTACGTATAAAGGCCACGAAGAAAAGCCGATGGTTAGCTTTTTAATCAATGTTGCCTGGGGAAATGAGTATTTGCCTGATATGTTAAAAGTGTTGCAGCAGTATGATGTCAAAGCGACGTTTTTTTTAGATGGATCATGGGTGAAAAAAAATCCACAACTTGCTGTAATGATTAAAGAAGAAGGCCATGAGATTGGCAGCCATGCTTATTCGCACCCTCACATGAATGCCCTCTCTAAGGCGGAAATAGACGAAGAGTTGACAAAAACGACGGAAGTAATTGAAGCAACACTGGATGTCACACCAAAATGGTTTGCTCCCCCAAGCGGCGAATTTAACCAACTGGTGGTTGAACGAGCTGCTGCATACGATATGCGTACCATTTTATGGACAGTCGATACAATTGACTGGAAAAAGCCCGAACCATCTGTTATGGTTGAACGGGTTGTCAATCAAATGCAGGCAGGCTCGATGTTGTTAATGCATCCGACAGAATCATCGTCAAAAGGGCTTGAAGCGATTATACAAGGGATGCAAGAAAAACAGTTGCAGATCGGGACTGTTAGCGATTTAATGGATGAAACAAGAATTGCCGCAAAGATGGCAGCTGAGAGCAATGGGGGTACAAAACGTGATTAA
- a CDS encoding M16 family metallopeptidase translates to MIKKETLDNGVRIIAEANEAIRSVAIGIWVKTGSRNETNEENGISHFIEHMLFKGTKTRSAKQIAEAFDRIGGQVNAFTAKEYTCYYAKVLDEHAAFALDVLQDMFFDSIFDETEIEREKKVVLEEIKMVEDTPDDLVHDLLSQAVFGRSSLANPILGTEDTLQTFHRQQISDYMKRFYTGERVVVSVCGHFDERLIEQVRQTFSRVKRTPEPFAVPKATFSPTVKYRQKDSEQAHLCLAYPGLEIGSNRSFGLILLNNALGGSMSSRLFQTIREEQGLCYSVFSYHSSYERIGTLTIYAGTQMAQLPKLTEALAEVTKAVRAEGLSQKELENSKEQLKGSIMLGLESTSSRMTRNGKNELLLQEHKTLDELIADINAVSLEMVNDLACQLLGATPAVSLVASSETMPPTIFSN, encoded by the coding sequence GTGATTAAAAAAGAGACGCTGGACAACGGCGTGCGAATTATTGCGGAGGCCAACGAGGCCATTCGGTCTGTTGCGATTGGCATCTGGGTAAAAACAGGCTCCCGCAATGAAACAAATGAGGAAAATGGCATTTCCCATTTTATTGAACATATGTTGTTTAAAGGAACGAAAACGCGTTCAGCCAAACAAATCGCAGAAGCGTTTGATCGCATTGGCGGACAGGTCAATGCGTTTACGGCAAAAGAATACACATGCTACTACGCTAAAGTTTTAGATGAGCATGCTGCTTTTGCCCTTGATGTACTACAAGATATGTTTTTTGACTCTATCTTTGATGAAACAGAAATCGAGCGCGAGAAAAAAGTGGTGCTCGAAGAAATCAAAATGGTGGAGGACACACCAGACGACCTCGTCCACGATTTGCTTAGTCAAGCTGTCTTTGGCCGTTCCTCGCTGGCGAACCCAATTCTTGGCACAGAAGACACGCTCCAAACATTTCACCGTCAGCAAATCAGTGATTACATGAAGCGTTTCTATACAGGCGAACGGGTCGTCGTGTCGGTTTGCGGCCATTTTGATGAGAGGCTAATTGAGCAGGTCAGGCAGACGTTTTCACGGGTGAAACGAACCCCTGAACCGTTTGCTGTGCCAAAAGCGACTTTCTCGCCAACAGTGAAATACCGCCAGAAAGATTCCGAGCAAGCCCATCTATGTTTAGCCTACCCTGGCTTAGAAATTGGTTCAAACCGTTCATTCGGGCTGATTTTGCTAAACAATGCCCTTGGCGGCAGCATGTCGAGCCGTTTATTCCAAACCATTCGCGAAGAACAAGGCTTATGCTATTCTGTTTTCTCTTATCATTCTTCGTATGAACGAATTGGTACGCTTACGATTTATGCAGGTACGCAAATGGCACAGTTGCCAAAGTTAACAGAAGCTCTTGCTGAAGTAACGAAAGCGGTACGTGCAGAAGGTCTTAGCCAAAAAGAATTGGAAAATAGCAAAGAGCAGCTCAAAGGCAGCATTATGCTTGGGCTTGAAAGCACAAGCAGCCGCATGACACGAAATGGCAAAAATGAATTGCTGTTGCAAGAACATAAAACATTAGACGAGTTGATCGCCGATATTAATGCTGTCAGTTTAGAGATGGTCAACGATCTAGCTTGCCAGCTCCTTGGGGCCACGCCGGCCGTTTCGCTTGTCGCCTCAAGCGAAACAATGCCGCCAACGATTTTCAGCAACTAG
- a CDS encoding YlmC/YmxH family sporulation protein — MRLSEIANKEIIDFEKGERLGVLGQTDVLFDEHTGEIHAFVVPTSRWYQFNRKDKEVTVYWQQIKKIGQDMIIIET, encoded by the coding sequence TTGCGGCTAAGTGAAATTGCTAACAAAGAAATCATTGATTTTGAGAAAGGCGAACGTCTTGGTGTTTTAGGACAGACAGATGTGCTGTTTGACGAGCATACAGGGGAAATTCACGCCTTTGTTGTGCCGACGAGCCGCTGGTACCAATTTAACCGCAAAGACAAAGAAGTGACGGTTTATTGGCAGCAAATCAAAAAAATCGGCCAAGACATGATTATTATTGAAACATAA
- the dpaA gene encoding dipicolinic acid synthetase subunit A — protein sequence MLTGTHVVMIGGDARQLEIIRKLSALDAKISLVGFEQLNDGFIGTSKQELPEIEWSTVDAILLPVGGMSNDGLIASVFSNQELKLKAAYLNETPDHCTIYTGISTDRLEKLAAKAKCKIVLLMDRDDVAIYNSIPTAEGAVMLAIQHTDHTIHHAKVAVLGLGRIGMTIARTFHALGASVFVGAKETALLARAFELGVEPFPLTALKETLKNIDLIINTIPARIVTSDVLAELPQHAFVLDLASKPGGVDFAYAKKRGLKAMHVPGLPGMVAPKTAGKILANVLSDLLHEQTQS from the coding sequence ATGCTCACTGGAACCCATGTGGTCATGATTGGCGGCGATGCACGCCAGCTTGAGATCATTCGCAAATTATCGGCACTAGATGCAAAAATTTCCCTTGTTGGTTTTGAACAATTAAACGATGGCTTCATTGGCACAAGCAAGCAAGAGTTGCCTGAGATCGAGTGGTCGACAGTGGATGCGATTTTGTTGCCGGTAGGCGGCATGTCCAATGATGGTCTCATTGCCAGCGTTTTCTCAAACCAGGAATTAAAATTGAAAGCAGCTTACTTAAATGAAACGCCTGACCATTGCACGATTTATACTGGCATTTCGACAGACCGATTAGAAAAATTGGCCGCAAAAGCGAAATGCAAAATTGTCCTATTAATGGACCGCGATGATGTGGCAATTTACAACTCGATTCCAACAGCTGAAGGCGCAGTCATGCTGGCGATTCAGCATACAGATCATACGATCCACCATGCGAAAGTGGCGGTGCTCGGCCTTGGCCGCATCGGCATGACCATTGCCCGCACATTCCATGCCCTTGGTGCGAGCGTTTTTGTCGGCGCAAAGGAAACGGCATTGCTCGCCCGTGCCTTCGAACTCGGAGTCGAGCCTTTTCCCCTTACCGCACTAAAAGAAACGTTAAAAAACATCGATCTCATTATCAATACCATCCCAGCCAGAATTGTCACGTCTGACGTCCTCGCCGAATTACCACAACATGCTTTTGTCCTTGACTTGGCGTCAAAACCTGGCGGCGTTGATTTTGCGTATGCCAAAAAAAGAGGCTTGAAAGCCATGCACGTTCCTGGTCTTCCAGGCATGGTCGCCCCGAAAACAGCGGGCAAGATTTTAGCAAATGTTTTAAGTGATTTGCTTCATGAACAAACACAATCATAA
- the dpaB gene encoding dipicolinate synthase subunit B, translating into MLKGKHIGFGLTGSHCTFDAVYPQIENLVKLGAKVTPFLTYTVETTDTKFGDSGDWMKRLQTITSEPFVNSMVKAEPFGPKTPLDLMIIAPMTGNSISKFANAMTDSPVLMGAKATLRNGKPVLLGISTNDGLGLNGVNIMRLMATKNIYFIPYGQDDHVKKPNSLVAHMDQLIPAAEAAMHGNQLQPVLVQK; encoded by the coding sequence ATGCTTAAAGGCAAACATATAGGGTTTGGCCTAACTGGCTCACATTGCACATTTGACGCTGTTTATCCGCAAATTGAGAATTTGGTTAAGCTCGGCGCGAAAGTCACCCCTTTTTTAACCTATACAGTAGAGACGACAGACACCAAGTTCGGCGACAGTGGGGATTGGATGAAACGGCTGCAAACGATCACTTCTGAGCCATTTGTCAATTCAATGGTCAAAGCAGAGCCCTTTGGGCCGAAAACCCCTCTCGATTTAATGATTATTGCCCCGATGACAGGAAATTCGATTTCCAAATTTGCGAATGCGATGACAGACAGCCCAGTACTCATGGGGGCAAAAGCGACATTGCGCAACGGCAAACCTGTTTTGCTTGGAATTTCTACAAACGATGGCCTCGGATTGAACGGCGTCAACATTATGCGCTTAATGGCGACAAAAAATATTTACTTTATTCCATATGGCCAAGATGACCATGTGAAAAAGCCGAATTCCCTTGTAGCCCATATGGATCAACTAATTCCTGCAGCTGAAGCAGCGATGCACGGCAACCAACTTCAGCCTGTTCTTGTACAAAAATAG